In Flavivirga abyssicola, the following are encoded in one genomic region:
- a CDS encoding enoyl-ACP reductase FabI — protein sequence MYNLLKGKKGIIFGALDANSIAWKTAERVHEEGGTFVLTNAPVAMRMGEINKLAEKTGSQIIPADATSEEDLQNLVEKSTEILGGKIDFVLHSIGMSINVRKGKHYTDQNYAWTQKGTDVSAMSFHKVMQTLYKADAMNEWGSIVALSYMAAQRVFPDYNDMADNKAYLESIARSFGYFFGRDKKVRVNTISQSPTPTTAGSGVKGFDGFIAYADKMSPLGNATALDCANYTVSLFSDLTKRVTLQNLFHDGGFSNMGISDAVMDTFMKED from the coding sequence ATGTACAATTTATTAAAAGGAAAAAAGGGAATCATTTTTGGAGCATTAGATGCTAATTCAATTGCTTGGAAAACAGCAGAACGTGTGCATGAAGAAGGAGGGACATTTGTGTTAACAAATGCACCAGTTGCCATGCGTATGGGGGAAATAAATAAATTAGCTGAAAAGACAGGTTCTCAGATTATCCCGGCAGATGCGACTTCTGAAGAGGATTTACAAAATTTAGTTGAAAAATCAACAGAGATACTAGGCGGTAAAATAGATTTTGTACTGCATTCAATAGGTATGTCTATTAATGTTAGAAAAGGAAAACATTATACAGATCAAAATTATGCATGGACCCAAAAAGGAACAGACGTTTCTGCGATGTCTTTTCATAAAGTCATGCAAACATTATACAAAGCAGATGCCATGAATGAATGGGGAAGTATTGTTGCCTTAAGTTATATGGCTGCGCAACGTGTTTTTCCAGACTATAATGATATGGCAGACAACAAGGCTTATTTAGAAAGTATAGCTCGTAGTTTTGGATATTTCTTCGGACGTGACAAAAAAGTGCGTGTAAACACAATTTCTCAATCCCCTACGCCAACAACTGCAGGAAGTGGTGTTAAAGGTTTTGATGGATTTATAGCTTATGCCGATAAAATGTCACCACTAGGTAATGCAACAGCATTAGACTGTGCTAATTATACGGTTTCTTTATTCAGTGATTTAACCAAACGGGTTACGCTTCAAAACCTAT